A genomic segment from Kyrpidia tusciae DSM 2912 encodes:
- a CDS encoding 2-keto-4-pentenoate hydratase encodes MAVGPDVLAAWSERLFRAERERRPVEPLTDQEPGLTVEDAYQIQLDVVQRKLELGDEVVGHKIGLTSRPMQEMFGVGEPDYGHLFRSMAYASGAVIGYPLMQPRVEAEIAFVLNKDLKGPGLGIHDVLRATEYVVPAIEVVDSRIENWRIKLPDTVADNASSGCFVLGDRPTRVEDVDLQVVGMALYEDGEVVQTGAGAAVLGHPALGVAWLANKLSEFGTVLRAGHVVLSGAVSAAVNAKPGSRYVVNFGRLGRVEAVFPEREGEA; translated from the coding sequence ATGGCAGTGGGGCCGGACGTGTTGGCGGCGTGGTCAGAACGGTTGTTTCGGGCCGAGAGAGAGCGCCGGCCGGTGGAGCCGTTGACGGATCAAGAACCTGGGCTTACGGTCGAGGATGCTTATCAAATTCAGTTGGATGTGGTGCAGCGAAAGCTGGAGTTGGGAGACGAGGTGGTCGGGCACAAGATCGGCCTGACCAGCCGGCCAATGCAGGAAATGTTCGGAGTCGGCGAGCCCGATTACGGCCATCTGTTTCGCTCGATGGCCTACGCGTCCGGGGCGGTGATCGGCTATCCGCTCATGCAGCCCCGGGTGGAAGCGGAGATTGCCTTTGTCTTGAACAAGGATCTGAAAGGGCCCGGCCTGGGGATTCACGATGTCCTGCGGGCCACAGAGTACGTTGTGCCGGCCATTGAGGTGGTGGACAGCCGGATCGAGAATTGGCGGATCAAACTGCCGGATACGGTGGCGGACAACGCGTCGTCCGGATGTTTTGTGCTCGGGGATCGCCCAACGCGAGTTGAGGACGTGGATCTTCAGGTTGTGGGTATGGCCCTCTATGAGGACGGGGAAGTGGTGCAGACCGGAGCCGGGGCTGCGGTACTGGGGCATCCGGCTTTGGGCGTGGCTTGGCTGGCGAACAAATTATCGGAGTTTGGGACGGTGCTGCGAGCGGGCCATGTGGTCCTGTCGGGGGCCGTGAGCGCGGCGGTGAATGCCAAGCCCGGATCGAGGTACGTGGTGAATTTTGGACGGTTGGGTCGGGTGGAAGCGGTATTTCCGGAACGGGAGGGAGAGGCGTGA
- a CDS encoding acetaldehyde dehydrogenase (acetylating) has product MKLKAAIVGSGNIGTDLMFKLLRSEWVEPRWMVGIDPESEGLRRAKELGLETSAEGLKAVLDQGVRPDLVFDATSAKAHVRHAKLLREAGIQAIDLTPAARGPYVIAAVNLGEHLDAPNVNMVTCGGQATVPMVYAVSRVVGVSYAEIVATIASKSAGPGTRQNIDEFTETTAKALEVIGGARKGKAIIILNPAEPPILMRDTIYCLIDETGDEVYERIDQSIRAMVAHVQEFVPGYRLNRDPIYRDNLVSISIEVEGLGDFLPVYAGNLDIMTAAATKVGEEFAKSRLAIQR; this is encoded by the coding sequence GTGAAGCTGAAGGCGGCCATCGTAGGGTCGGGGAACATTGGGACAGACTTGATGTTTAAGCTTTTGCGCAGTGAATGGGTGGAACCGCGTTGGATGGTCGGGATCGATCCGGAGTCCGAGGGGCTGCGTCGGGCGAAGGAGCTGGGCTTGGAGACGTCGGCGGAGGGGCTCAAGGCGGTGCTGGATCAAGGGGTTCGGCCGGACCTGGTGTTTGACGCCACCAGTGCCAAAGCCCACGTGCGCCATGCCAAATTGTTGAGAGAGGCGGGCATTCAAGCGATCGATTTGACGCCGGCCGCCAGGGGCCCGTATGTCATCGCTGCGGTGAATCTGGGAGAGCACCTGGATGCGCCCAACGTGAACATGGTGACCTGCGGAGGTCAGGCGACGGTACCGATGGTGTATGCCGTCAGCCGGGTGGTGGGGGTGTCCTACGCCGAGATCGTGGCCACCATCGCCAGCAAGAGCGCCGGACCGGGGACGCGGCAAAACATCGACGAGTTTACAGAAACCACGGCCAAGGCGCTGGAGGTCATCGGCGGAGCCCGAAAAGGGAAGGCGATCATCATTCTGAATCCGGCGGAGCCTCCGATTCTCATGCGGGACACGATTTATTGTTTGATCGACGAGACCGGGGACGAGGTTTATGAGCGGATCGACCAGTCCATCCGTGCGATGGTGGCGCATGTCCAGGAGTTTGTTCCGGGGTATCGCCTGAACCGGGACCCGATTTATCGCGACAACCTTGTGAGCATCTCCATTGAGGTCGAAGGACTGGGGGATTTTCTGCCCGTGTACGCCGGGAATCTCGATATCATGACGGCGGCCGCCACCAAAGTGGGCGAAGAATTTGCCAAAAGTCGCCTGGCGATTCAGCGTTGA
- a CDS encoding flavin reductase family protein → MDAKAFRQVMGLFGTGVTVVTVPDGDGAHGMTANSFTSVSLDPPLILVSVDRRARTHELIREAGRFGVSILREEQEGVSRHFAGKPDPAVAVDLEYEWPEDIPVLAGSLAQIACRLWAEYDGGDHTLYVGEVLHLSANEGRPLLFFQGRYRRLGEIL, encoded by the coding sequence ATGGATGCGAAGGCGTTTCGGCAAGTGATGGGGTTGTTCGGTACTGGAGTTACGGTGGTGACGGTGCCGGACGGGGACGGGGCCCACGGAATGACGGCCAATTCCTTTACGTCGGTGTCCTTGGATCCACCGCTGATTCTGGTCTCGGTGGACCGGCGGGCTCGCACCCACGAGCTCATTCGGGAGGCCGGGAGGTTTGGGGTGAGCATCCTGCGGGAGGAACAGGAGGGGGTTTCTCGGCATTTTGCGGGGAAACCGGATCCCGCGGTGGCGGTCGATTTGGAGTATGAATGGCCCGAAGACATTCCGGTGTTGGCGGGAAGTCTGGCCCAGATCGCGTGCCGGTTGTGGGCGGAATACGACGGCGGGGATCACACCCTTTATGTGGGGGAGGTCCTGCACCTATCCGCGAATGAGGGGCGGCCCTTGTTATTTTTCCAAGGCCGGTATCGGAGACTTGGGGAGATTTTGTGA
- a CDS encoding GlcG/HbpS family heme-binding protein has product MSETKAVRQTYALTHTAAFAMVEAAVSKAQEIGVRLNVAVADAGGNLLAFLRMDGAPLLSGKIAQDKAYTAAAFGKATGDWYAFIKDDPALLHGIVHTDRLVIFGGGLPIYCGDHLLGGIGCSGGSAEEDTLCAAAGLAALESHLHGQ; this is encoded by the coding sequence ATGAGCGAGACCAAAGCGGTTCGGCAGACCTATGCTCTCACACACACCGCAGCTTTTGCGATGGTGGAAGCCGCCGTCTCCAAAGCCCAGGAGATCGGGGTTCGGCTGAATGTGGCGGTGGCGGATGCCGGGGGAAATCTTTTAGCGTTCTTACGCATGGACGGAGCGCCGCTTTTGAGCGGAAAGATTGCCCAGGACAAGGCGTATACCGCCGCGGCATTCGGCAAGGCGACGGGGGACTGGTATGCCTTTATCAAGGATGACCCGGCCCTTTTGCACGGGATTGTTCACACGGACCGGTTGGTGATCTTCGGCGGCGGCCTGCCCATCTATTGTGGAGACCATCTGCTTGGCGGGATCGGCTGCTCGGGGGGATCCGCCGAGGAGGACACCCTTTGTGCCGCGGCAGGACTGGCGGCGCTGGAGAGCCACTTGCACGGGCAATAA
- a CDS encoding SPW repeat protein, with the protein MWRHWLSLLIGIWLFISPWVIDLSNRVATTWDFVIVGILVFILSIVDLSQGKGAP; encoded by the coding sequence ATGTGGAGGCATTGGCTGAGCCTGCTGATCGGAATCTGGCTTTTTATTTCTCCGTGGGTCATCGATTTGTCGAATCGGGTGGCGACGACGTGGGATTTTGTCATTGTTGGGATTTTGGTTTTTATCCTGAGCATTGTGGATTTGTCCCAGGGTAAAGGTGCGCCTTGA
- a CDS encoding 2-keto-4-pentenoate hydratase, producing the protein MDLESLARRVSEHQRKGLAMKKLTLEYPELTVEQAYRIQALSVERSVAEGDRFVGWKMGLTSRAKQVSVGVDEPIYGRLLASMELRESLLSVGGLVHPRVEPELAFVLKEGLHGESVTPREVWRATECVVPALEVIDSRYENFSFTLVDVVADNASSARFYLGEQGFSPYGARWDEVGVVMRKNGEVVQTGAGAAVLGHPVRSVMMLTRMLAREGLGLEPGMVVLTGGITEAVPVQPGDAVEVSYEGLGSLELRVGR; encoded by the coding sequence GTGGATCTTGAGTCATTGGCCCGGCGGGTGAGTGAGCATCAGCGTAAAGGTCTTGCAATGAAGAAATTGACATTGGAATATCCGGAACTGACGGTGGAGCAGGCGTATCGCATTCAGGCTCTTTCTGTGGAGCGGTCCGTGGCGGAAGGGGATCGGTTCGTCGGGTGGAAGATGGGGCTGACCAGTCGGGCGAAGCAGGTATCGGTGGGGGTGGATGAGCCGATTTATGGGCGGCTGCTGGCTTCCATGGAACTTCGCGAGTCCCTGCTTTCGGTCGGCGGCTTGGTCCACCCCCGCGTGGAACCGGAGTTGGCTTTCGTGCTGAAAGAAGGACTCCACGGGGAGTCGGTGACGCCCCGGGAGGTTTGGCGGGCGACGGAATGCGTGGTTCCGGCGTTGGAAGTGATCGATAGCCGATACGAGAATTTTTCGTTCACTCTGGTGGATGTCGTGGCGGACAATGCCTCATCGGCCCGGTTTTACCTGGGAGAACAGGGGTTTTCTCCGTATGGGGCGAGGTGGGATGAGGTCGGGGTCGTGATGCGCAAGAACGGTGAGGTGGTGCAGACCGGGGCCGGGGCGGCGGTGTTGGGCCATCCGGTGCGATCGGTGATGATGCTGACGCGTATGCTCGCCCGGGAAGGGTTGGGACTGGAGCCCGGGATGGTGGTTTTGACCGGGGGGATCACCGAAGCGGTCCCGGTGCAACCGGGGGATGCGGTGGAGGTGTCCTACGAGGGGCTCGGGAGCTTGGAGCTGAGGGTGGGCCGGTAG
- the dmpG gene encoding 4-hydroxy-2-oxovalerate aldolase produces the protein MEKRTIRVTDVTLRDGMHAVRHQFSAEDARVISRALDETGVAIIEATHGDGLGGSSVQYGFSKETEEDYLRAVCETVKRSKVAALLLPGIGTVEDMKRAAEYGIRVIRVATHCTEADISEQHIGEARKMGLETVGFLMMAHMVPAQTLVEEAKKMASYGAQTVYVVDSAGAMLMDEVRQKVAALREALPEEVEVGFHAHNNLGVSVANSIAAVEAGATRIDASLAGLGAGAGNTPLEVFAAAAEKAGIETGVNLYAAMDAAEDVVRPRMTRPVQTDRVSLTMGYAGVYSSFLLHAFRAAEQFGVDARDILVELGKRKVVGGQEDMIVDVAVELARQKKAAVSAGS, from the coding sequence ATGGAAAAGCGGACGATTCGAGTGACGGATGTGACCCTTCGGGACGGGATGCACGCGGTGCGCCATCAGTTCAGTGCCGAAGACGCCCGGGTGATCTCCCGGGCGTTGGATGAGACGGGAGTGGCGATCATTGAAGCGACGCATGGAGACGGTTTGGGCGGCAGTTCGGTCCAGTACGGTTTTTCCAAAGAGACGGAAGAAGACTACCTGCGGGCGGTGTGCGAGACGGTCAAGCGCAGCAAAGTCGCGGCCCTGCTTCTGCCGGGGATCGGAACCGTTGAAGACATGAAGCGAGCCGCGGAGTATGGAATCCGCGTGATTCGGGTGGCGACCCACTGCACCGAGGCGGACATTTCAGAGCAGCATATTGGGGAAGCGAGGAAAATGGGGTTGGAGACGGTGGGATTCCTGATGATGGCCCACATGGTGCCGGCCCAAACCCTGGTGGAAGAAGCGAAAAAGATGGCCTCCTACGGGGCGCAGACCGTGTACGTGGTGGACTCGGCCGGCGCCATGCTCATGGACGAAGTGCGGCAAAAAGTGGCGGCTCTGCGGGAAGCGCTGCCGGAGGAAGTGGAGGTGGGGTTCCACGCCCACAATAACCTCGGGGTGTCGGTGGCCAATTCCATTGCCGCCGTAGAGGCCGGGGCGACCCGGATTGACGCCAGCCTGGCGGGTCTTGGGGCCGGGGCGGGGAACACGCCTTTGGAGGTGTTTGCGGCGGCGGCCGAAAAGGCGGGCATCGAGACCGGGGTGAATCTTTACGCGGCAATGGATGCGGCGGAGGATGTGGTGCGTCCCCGCATGACGCGACCGGTGCAGACCGACCGGGTGAGTTTGACCATGGGGTATGCAGGCGTGTATTCGAGCTTTTTGCTGCACGCTTTCCGAGCGGCGGAGCAGTTTGGCGTGGATGCTCGGGACATCCTGGTGGAGTTGGGCAAACGGAAGGTGGTCGGCGGCCAGGAGGACATGATCGTCGACGTGGCGGTGGAGCTGGCGCGCCAGAAGAAAGCGGCGGTGTCCGCCGGATCGTGA
- a CDS encoding 2-hydroxymuconate tautomerase: MPLVQLHILEGRSAEVKKRAIEEVTEALHRSLGAPRENIRVVIYEIPKSHWAVGGVTMEEKQPEHVTTSGGS, translated from the coding sequence ATGCCTCTGGTGCAGCTGCACATTCTGGAAGGCCGGTCGGCCGAGGTGAAAAAGAGGGCGATCGAAGAGGTGACCGAGGCTCTTCACCGCAGCCTTGGAGCGCCCCGGGAGAATATTCGGGTTGTGATTTACGAGATCCCCAAGTCCCATTGGGCGGTGGGTGGGGTCACGATGGAAGAGAAACAACCGGAACATGTCACCACTTCGGGCGGTTCGTAA